The Pocillopora verrucosa isolate sample1 chromosome 9, ASM3666991v2, whole genome shotgun sequence genome includes the window ACTAAAATGGTCTCTTCAAAGGTCAACCGCTAACTCCTGTTTTCTGCAATAGCGCTCCAATTTAACAACCGACAGAACGCTTCGATGCTTTCATATGTGGTACGGTTCACTTTGCACCCAATCAGTGCAATCGCCTGTCGTTTGTTCTTGTTTAGAACATGACCAGCTCCTGAGTTCTGCCACCGCTCTCGCTGGTAATAATTCCAATCGCTCTCCTATTTCGCCTCAGAATGACATTCCTCATTGCATCCCTAAGACTTTGGTTTCTTAATGTGTAAATCAGGGGATTCAAAGCAGAGTTTGAAAACACCATTGCTATGGACCAAGGCTGCAAAAAAGAGTAAACTCTTGGGAAAGGAACCTGTGTCGGCTTGATCAAAATTGCCGGCACCAGACACAGCAGGAGAACCATAGTAATAACAAACATATCAATGGCAGTCTTCTTCTCCCTTCGTAACACAGTTGTCAGCCTCACTGACGCAACCGATCGTCTGAGCTCCTTATTGTGGCGGCGGATTGCTAGGTACATTCTTATGTGGTTTACAGTCGGGATGACTATGAATATGGCTATCAATGTCATGGAAAATACTAATTCCAGTATCGAGGATAGGAGTAATTGAGCTAAGATTGTTAGCAAAAACCAACTTACTCCAATAAAAGACATCGTCTTTACTGTCCCTAAGAGAATTAAGAACATCTATGTATAAGATAACTCGTGTGAGGTCTCTATCACATGGGCATGAAGTGTCACTTGATAATTGTACgagttaagaaaagaaaattgcttgCTTCACACTTACGGAAGAAAACTTGTCAAGTACACTTTTCAAGGAAACTTACTGCTGAAGAATTTCCCTTTAAGCTCATCCTTTTCATTTACATCTGTAAATTTCTTCTTCCTGGAGTTTTGCATCAATAATCTGACGAGTCCGCTTCTTATTCAAATACTAGCGAGTCAGTTTTTAGggaaattgttttatttgagtCTCCTAAAAGTTTTTCAGTGGAAGTTAAATCATTAGCAAAGTTTTCTACTGTAAGTCAGCTTGGATATTTTACAACCTACATTCTGAGACCTTCTGAACGTGCTGATGCTTAAGTTATAAATacggaaaaaaatgaatgaaataccTTCGACAGTTACACGCAGACGGTAGGAAATTGGTCTTGACAATGCATTGAGGCGATCAAAGCTGACGAAAGTTAAAATAGCAAACGACCATCCAGATGTTAACATGATAGACGCATAGAAGGCGGTAAAAAGGTCTTCTTGATAACTGCATGTCGAGGGAACACGGTGAATTATCAACCTCAAAGCGGCGAACAT containing:
- the LOC131792813 gene encoding trace amine-associated receptor 7e-like gives rise to the protein MGDKESEVSLCGVPEWFGLPENSTASYVNDIFVAVFTALLCCFAICSNFLIIVTTVKTPSLQKPCNILLCSLAAADWLTGLTSMPMFAALRLIIHRVPSTCSYQEDLFTAFYASIMLTSGWSFAILTFVSFDRLNALSRPISYRLRVTVEGTVKTMSFIGVSWFLLTILAQLLLSSILELVFSMTLIAIFIVIPTVNHIRMYLAIRRHNKELRRSVASVRLTTVLRREKKTAIDMFVITMVLLLCLVPAILIKPTQVPFPRVYSFLQPWSIAMVFSNSALNPLIYTLRNQSLRDAMRNVILRRNRRAIGIITSESGGRTQELVMF